A stretch of DNA from Anaerolineae bacterium:
GCAAGTCCAGACTGGCCAACAGCGCAGGGGCAACCACAATTTCGTTTTCCTTGCTGGCCACTGCACTTTGTCCCACCACGACCCCCACCGCTGGCAGATAGGCAGCCAGCAGATGCACCCCTTGGGTGTGTCCTGGCTCGATCGTCCCCCGCATGGCTTTGCCGTCCAGCGCAATGTGAGCCTCGGCCGGCTGGTGGCGGCTGAAGTATTCCCGTACCACCGCCTCGAACTGCTCCACCTCCACCGCCTGCCCTATAATCCGACTGTAGGTCGTGTGATGGGGCATGCTCTCCCGTTTGAGCCCCAGCGCCTTCGCCAAGAGCTTGGCCCGCCACTTCGCCCACTCCGCTATCCCCCGCGCTTCATCTTCTCCCGAAAGCTTGGCTAACACCATGATCATCAGCACCGCCGCCAACGGATAGCGTACCCCGCGCCGGTCCCGCCGATCCTTTAACTCCTTCAGTCGCTCATAGAGCCCGCCTACCTCCCCGCAAAGTGCCTCTATCTGTCCGCTTCCGGCTATGGTATAGTCCATGTTGACCTTTCCTGGTGCAGGGTTCGTGGCGCACAACACTACCTTAACCAGGAAAGGCCTTTTTGTCTTGGAACTTTGGGTACTGTATCCTTTTCGGTTGAAATTCGTGGAATGGTTTTCATGTTCCTGCAACAGAATGAAGTCGCGTGTCATTTTGAGAGAAAATACACATGCGATTTGGTGCTTAGATGGGCAACCTTCAACCGGCATCTGAATTTCAACCGCGAAAGATACACTACCGGACTTTGCAACAGCCGTGATTAGCGGGGAGTGTCTAATTTCAAGGATACACGAAATCTTTCAGGTGAGCCGGGTAAGCCGGGAACTGGCGTTTGAATAACTGGCGGCGATTCCAGGCAAACACAAACAACTTGATGGAACGCCAGAGGGCGTGAATGCACCGAGAAAAGCAACGCGACTTACGCGCCAGTCGCGCCAGATAGTGACGGAGTTCAGCATTGTCCGCTTCAACGGAATAGGTCTGGCTCTTGTCGGTCAGGGCCTGATGACGACCGGGATAGTACACCAGTGTGTGATAGGTTGAGAAGTCGTCCGAATAATACCGCCGGGCCTGAGGATTACGGTCGAGCATGGCTTGCAGCGCCTCTGTGCTCCTTTCCCAGACCACATCCCAGCCGACAATGCAGCGACTGGCTCGGTCGACCTGGGTGATCACGTAGACGACGTTTTTTTACGCTCAACGAAGGTGAACAACTCATCGAGTTCTTCCACCTCAATGGGCTCGGCAGGAGCCGGCGGCGGATCGGGCAATTGATCAGCGTGGGCTTTGACCCAGTTGGCGACCGTTTGATGGTTGACTTTTAGCAGGCGCGCAATACGCCGAAAGTTCAGCCCATCAACATACATCTCCAGCGCCTGGCGCCGTATTTCAGCTGGATACCCGATGTCATTCGGCTGGGGCGTGTACTTGCGGCGGCACGCTTACACAGATAGCGCTGGCTGCCTGAGGCATTCAGACCCGCTTTGACCTGCTGTTCGGTTCGGTGACAGTATGGACATTGGCTCATACCCCCATTTTACCCATATCTTTACCTTTAGACACTCCCGATTAGCGTCTGATCAGAGAAAGCGCCTGCCCGGCGGAGGAGCGACGCCGGGCAGGGAAAGCCCTGCTGTAGACAAGACAGCACGGGGATGGAATCAGGGACGACCGGGCACGCCCAGCGCGTCGATCACTTCGGCGACCAGCTCATAGTGGCCGAAGGCCGGGATGAGGTACGCGCCCTGAACCATGCCCCGGATCGCCAGCAGCAACTCGCGGGCGATCCGCACGCCTTCCGCCGGAGCGTCGTCTGCCGTTTCGATCCGGCGCAGGATAGCCTCCGGGATGGTGATACCGGGGATTTCGTTGTGCAGAAAGTGAGCGTGTCGCGCGCCATACAGAGGCAGCACGCCCATCAGTACCGGCAGGGTGAAGTCTTCGCCGGTGAGTTCGCGGTAGCGGCGGTGGAAGTGCTCGATGTCGCCGGGATCGAAGATCGGCTGCCCCAGGGCGAAGTCTGCCCCGGCTTCGATCTTGCGCCGGGTTATCTTGATCTCGTGGTCAAGGTCCTGTGCGCCCATGTTCAGGGCGCAGCCGACGGTGAACGTGGTTGGCTGGCCGATGGAATTGCCCGCCTGGTCAACGCCCCGGTTCATTTGCTGCTTGATCAGCTTGATCAGACCGGAGGGTGTGACATCGTAGTTATCCATGGCGTTCGGGTAGTCGCCGATGTGGGTTGGATCGCCCATGACCACGAACAGGTTGCGCAGGCCCAGGGCGTGGGCGGCCAGCAGATCGCCCTGGATGCGCAGCAGGTTGCGGCCACGGGTGGGGAAGTGCAGCACCGTCTCGATGCCCAGTCGGGTGTGCAGCAGGTGGCAGACGGCCCAGGGACTCATCCGCATACGGGCGGTGGGGCTGTCGGCGACATCGACCAGATCGGCCCCCGCTGATTGCAGCAGTTCGGCGGCGGCCAGCAGCTTCT
This window harbors:
- a CDS encoding ISAs1 family transposase, translated to MDYTIAGSGQIEALCGEVGGLYERLKELKDRRDRRGVRYPLAAVLMIMVLAKLSGEDEARGIAEWAKWRAKLLAKALGLKRESMPHHTTYSRIIGQAVEVEQFEAVVREYFSRHQPAEAHIALDGKAMRGTIEPGHTQGVHLLAAYLPAVGVVVGQSAVASKENEIVVAPALLASLDLHDAVVSGDALLAQRSLSSQIVAAGGNYL
- a CDS encoding IS1 family transposase, with product MVWERSTEALQAMLDRNPQARRYYSDDFSTYHTLVYYPGRHQALTDKSQTYSVEADNAELRHYLARLARKSRCFSRCIHALWRSIKLFVFAWNRRQLFKRQFPAYPAHLKDFVYP